One genomic segment of Allocatelliglobosispora scoriae includes these proteins:
- a CDS encoding peptidase inhibitor family I36 protein, which produces MLLTSAPRSRLAALIATAAATAFLILPTPAHASSSCAAENICLWTGANYTGTKTSYDYSSFFGSTFCISTPFRSLKIGGGPHATLVATSAYQGTACSVLGGLQREDDLSLFGDPVDNPSFTFGPALSLSGLVVT; this is translated from the coding sequence ATGCTCCTCACATCCGCGCCTCGGTCACGCCTCGCCGCTCTCATCGCGACGGCCGCCGCCACCGCATTCCTCATCCTTCCCACTCCCGCCCACGCCAGCAGTTCGTGCGCCGCCGAGAACATCTGCCTCTGGACCGGAGCGAACTACACCGGCACGAAGACGAGCTACGACTACAGCTCGTTCTTCGGGTCGACGTTCTGCATCTCCACGCCGTTCCGCTCCCTGAAGATCGGCGGCGGACCGCACGCCACCCTCGTCGCCACCAGCGCATACCAGGGCACGGCGTGCTCCGTGCTGGGAGGTTTGCAGCGGGAGGACGACCTCTCCCTCTTCGGCGACCCGGTCGACAACCCGTCCTTCACCTTCGGGCCGGCCCTATCGCTGTCGGGGCTCGTCGTCACGTGA
- a CDS encoding polyprenyl synthetase family protein — protein MTGAHDDWPAAGEPLDLVRHESPHESSGIEWWYLNAHLRDDAGQETTLAAAFFRFAWRDAGTGSIRRGHAVHWTVGSAARSGGTSRAFLDDGAAAGLRESIRTTGSLDPYVRRAMLPLIEDGRVLLPDLPLPGPVRIAEDRLALRYADVASLESAGPGVYDLRLRHGDDPEITLRLHARKQAHRYGDDGIVPGRRGDGADAMFYYSVTRLDVSGAITPAGTAGGRAVTGTAWYDHEFGGPIQAPGSATGGATTAWEWTSIHLDDGRDLSLYDLWNVVGTNRTSAHSSSLFVDSAGDPMRLAAHRLTVDRVWVSTATFNEYPVRWRYEWPGGDILEITAVGDDHEVRSVTAGFSRGYWEGPVTVTGRLGGEPVHGEGFCETKPATRLTSIESFLAQVGKEVRVQVRELYPDQVDADFIASFADVDPDDDRLRSVDTDAAVRSLIAPVRHITDQPGKSWRSFLMFAAIDACGRLDEEHRPLLGACELLHTGSLIIDDVEDASATRRGVPAAHLRYGIAHAVNSGTAAYFAFDHVLRGMTRTDAQTTARVQRLFLGALRAAHTGQALDLADPTGGLDPAAPHADRILATHWLKTGVPAGAFARIGALLGGGTEDQQRALGRLGEAIGVGYQIADDVLDLTGILGRTEGSDIEYLWRAAGDDLKNGKLTYPVAVALARTGAAGKAEILRLLGPDADRADALDRLADIINGCGAVEESLRRAADIIDRAWDTSQAALRDSDIKAMVRAFSWYAVERAAPGSSVREVA, from the coding sequence GTGACCGGCGCCCACGACGACTGGCCCGCGGCCGGCGAGCCGCTGGATCTCGTCCGGCATGAATCGCCGCACGAATCCAGCGGAATCGAATGGTGGTACCTCAACGCGCATCTGCGCGACGACGCCGGGCAGGAGACGACCCTGGCGGCGGCGTTCTTCCGCTTCGCCTGGCGTGATGCCGGCACTGGCTCGATCCGGCGCGGCCATGCCGTGCACTGGACCGTCGGCTCGGCGGCGCGGTCCGGCGGCACCAGCCGTGCCTTCCTGGACGACGGAGCGGCGGCGGGCCTGCGGGAGAGCATCCGCACGACCGGGTCGCTCGACCCCTACGTGCGCCGGGCGATGCTGCCGCTGATCGAAGACGGCCGCGTCCTGCTCCCGGATCTGCCGCTGCCCGGCCCCGTCCGGATCGCCGAAGACCGGTTGGCGCTGCGGTACGCCGACGTCGCCTCGCTCGAATCGGCCGGCCCAGGCGTCTACGACCTGCGTCTTCGGCACGGCGACGACCCGGAGATCACGCTGCGGCTCCATGCCCGCAAGCAGGCCCACCGGTACGGCGACGACGGCATCGTGCCAGGTCGGCGGGGTGACGGCGCGGACGCGATGTTCTACTACAGCGTCACCCGGCTGGACGTCAGCGGCGCCATCACCCCCGCCGGGACCGCCGGAGGACGGGCCGTGACCGGCACAGCGTGGTACGACCACGAGTTCGGCGGCCCCATCCAAGCCCCCGGCAGCGCCACCGGGGGCGCGACGACGGCGTGGGAGTGGACCAGCATCCATCTCGACGACGGCCGTGACCTCAGCCTCTACGACCTGTGGAATGTCGTCGGCACTAACCGCACATCCGCCCACAGCAGCTCGCTGTTCGTGGACTCGGCCGGCGATCCGATGCGGCTCGCAGCTCATCGGTTGACGGTCGACCGGGTGTGGGTGTCGACGGCCACCTTCAACGAGTACCCCGTACGGTGGCGCTACGAATGGCCCGGCGGCGACATCCTGGAGATAACCGCCGTCGGCGACGACCACGAGGTGCGGTCGGTGACCGCAGGATTCAGCCGGGGCTACTGGGAAGGCCCGGTGACCGTGACGGGGCGGCTGGGCGGGGAGCCCGTCCACGGCGAGGGCTTCTGCGAGACGAAGCCCGCCACTCGCCTCACCTCGATCGAGTCCTTCCTCGCCCAGGTCGGCAAAGAGGTCAGGGTGCAGGTCAGAGAGCTCTACCCGGATCAGGTGGACGCGGACTTCATCGCCAGCTTCGCCGACGTCGACCCCGACGACGACCGCCTGCGCAGCGTGGACACCGACGCCGCGGTCCGCTCATTGATCGCACCGGTCCGGCACATCACCGATCAGCCGGGCAAGTCGTGGCGGTCCTTCCTCATGTTCGCCGCGATCGACGCGTGCGGACGGCTCGACGAGGAGCACCGGCCGCTGCTGGGCGCCTGCGAACTCCTCCACACCGGTTCGCTGATCATCGACGATGTGGAGGACGCCTCGGCGACCAGGCGCGGGGTTCCCGCCGCGCACCTGCGGTACGGCATCGCCCACGCCGTCAACTCCGGCACCGCGGCGTACTTCGCCTTCGACCATGTGCTCCGCGGCATGACCCGCACGGATGCGCAGACCACGGCACGGGTTCAGCGCCTGTTCCTCGGCGCGCTGCGCGCCGCGCACACCGGTCAGGCACTCGACCTCGCCGACCCGACCGGCGGCCTCGACCCGGCCGCGCCGCACGCCGATCGGATCCTCGCGACCCACTGGCTCAAGACCGGCGTACCGGCCGGGGCGTTCGCGCGCATCGGCGCGCTGCTCGGCGGCGGCACCGAGGACCAGCAGCGCGCGCTCGGGCGTCTGGGCGAAGCCATCGGTGTGGGATATCAGATCGCCGACGACGTCCTCGACCTCACCGGCATCCTGGGCCGGACCGAAGGCTCCGATATCGAGTACCTGTGGCGAGCCGCGGGCGACGACCTGAAGAACGGCAAGCTCACCTACCCCGTGGCGGTCGCCCTCGCCCGGACCGGCGCGGCGGGCAAGGCCGAGATCCTGCGGCTGCTGGGCCCCGACGCCGACCGTGCGGACGCGCTCGACCGGCTCGCCGACATCATCAACGGCTGCGGCGCCGTCGAGGAGAGCCTGCGGCGGGCGGCCGACATCATCGACCGGGCGTGGGACACATCCCAGGCGGCGCTGCGCGACAGCGACATCAAGGCGATGGTCCGGGCCTTCAGCTGGTACGCCGTGGAACGGGCCGCGCCCGGCTCGTCGGTACGGGAGGTGGCCTGA
- a CDS encoding VOC family protein — translation MTGSAQTIIVPVSDLDKAKAVYAALLGVTPVVDEPYYVQYELDGQRIGLDPNGHKKGMTGTVPYWEVTDVKAAIASLVEAGAEVLQDATDVGGGMLVAMVKDADGNIIGISQ, via the coding sequence ATGACCGGCTCCGCACAAACGATCATCGTCCCGGTGAGCGACCTCGACAAGGCCAAGGCGGTGTACGCCGCACTCCTGGGCGTCACCCCCGTGGTGGACGAGCCCTACTACGTCCAGTACGAGCTCGACGGCCAGCGGATCGGCCTGGACCCCAACGGACACAAGAAGGGCATGACCGGCACCGTCCCCTACTGGGAGGTCACGGACGTGAAGGCGGCGATCGCCAGCCTGGTCGAGGCGGGGGCCGAGGTACTCCAGGACGCCACCGACGTCGGCGGCGGCATGCTGGTGGCGATGGTGAAGGACGCCGACGGCAACATCATCGGCATCAGCCAGTAG
- a CDS encoding helix-turn-helix transcriptional regulator — protein MRTDRLVAILLLLQRREQVTAAEVARELEVSERTARRDLDALAMAGVPVYSMQGRSGGWRLVGGARTDLSGLTASEARALFLVAGPASAATPTVKAALRKLVHALPEPFRVPAEAAASSLVMDPQRWGSSRIEHRRPRFLDELQDAVIRGVQVRLGYVDSKGAATDRTVHPLGIVAKGPSWYLVSHTEAGRRTFRIDRVSSADPTDDPVHRPEDFDLAESWREIADEVDRRRTPLEIQAVCAPHGIDVLRMAFGDRLDVGGPAADGRIEVGIRGHSESMLAGELAGLIEWIEVTGPPGVRDHLAAIGTALVERYG, from the coding sequence ATGCGAACCGACCGGCTGGTGGCCATCCTCCTCCTGCTGCAGCGCCGCGAGCAGGTGACAGCGGCAGAGGTCGCCCGAGAGCTGGAGGTCTCCGAGCGCACCGCTCGCCGCGACCTCGACGCCCTGGCCATGGCCGGGGTGCCCGTCTACTCCATGCAGGGCCGAAGCGGCGGCTGGCGCCTCGTCGGCGGCGCCCGCACCGACCTGTCCGGGTTGACCGCGAGCGAGGCCCGCGCCCTGTTCCTCGTCGCCGGCCCGGCCTCGGCGGCGACGCCGACCGTGAAGGCGGCCCTGCGCAAGCTCGTCCATGCCCTGCCGGAGCCTTTCCGGGTGCCGGCCGAGGCAGCAGCGTCGTCGCTGGTCATGGACCCGCAACGGTGGGGGTCGAGTCGGATCGAGCACCGGCGGCCCCGTTTCCTCGACGAACTCCAGGACGCGGTTATCCGCGGCGTCCAGGTGCGGCTCGGCTACGTCGACAGCAAAGGCGCCGCAACCGACAGGACGGTCCACCCGCTGGGCATCGTCGCCAAAGGCCCGTCGTGGTACCTCGTGTCCCATACCGAGGCCGGTCGGCGGACCTTCCGGATCGACCGCGTGTCGTCCGCCGACCCGACCGACGACCCCGTGCACCGGCCCGAGGACTTCGACCTCGCCGAGAGCTGGCGCGAGATCGCCGACGAGGTCGACCGCAGGCGTACACCCCTGGAGATCCAGGCGGTATGCGCGCCGCATGGGATTGACGTGCTCCGGATGGCCTTCGGCGACCGGCTCGACGTGGGAGGCCCCGCAGCCGACGGGCGCATCGAGGTCGGCATCCGCGGCCACAGCGAGTCCATGCTCGCCGGCGAGCTGGCCGGACTGATCGAATGGATCGAGGTGACCGGCCCGCCGGGCGTGCGGGACCACCTCGCTGCGATCGGCACCGCCCTCGTCGAGCGATACGGCTGA
- a CDS encoding alpha/beta fold hydrolase, with protein sequence MTGLGRQDGGMTSPTTFNPDDFPQPTLISVNGVELEVFEAGRENAGKPIVLCHGWPEHAFSWRHQMPALAAAGYHVIVPNQRGYGRSSRPADVAEYDIEHLTGDLVALLDHYGYEDATFVGHDWGAMVVWGLTLLHPDRVNNVINLSLPYQERGDRPWIEFMEEVLGGDFYFVHFNRQPGVADAVFDANTRRFLRNLYRKNEPPRPPQPGMALIDLARAEAPLGEPVMSDGELAVFVAAFESTGFTGSVNWYRNLDRNWHLLADVDPIIRQHTLMIYGDRDVIQKSERLAEFVPAVEVVSLDCGHWIQQELPEETNQAILKWLNQREAARDSSVR encoded by the coding sequence GTGACCGGTTTAGGTCGGCAGGATGGCGGCATGACCTCACCGACAACGTTCAATCCTGACGACTTTCCTCAGCCCACCCTTATCTCGGTCAACGGCGTGGAGCTGGAGGTCTTCGAAGCCGGCCGAGAAAATGCGGGGAAGCCCATCGTCCTGTGTCATGGCTGGCCGGAGCACGCCTTCTCGTGGCGCCATCAGATGCCCGCCCTCGCCGCAGCGGGCTACCACGTCATCGTCCCGAACCAGCGGGGATACGGCCGCTCATCCCGCCCGGCCGATGTGGCGGAGTACGACATCGAGCACCTGACGGGTGATCTCGTCGCACTTCTCGATCACTACGGGTACGAGGACGCCACCTTCGTCGGTCATGACTGGGGTGCCATGGTCGTCTGGGGACTGACCCTGCTGCATCCGGACCGGGTGAACAACGTGATCAACCTGAGCCTGCCGTATCAGGAGCGCGGGGACAGGCCCTGGATCGAGTTCATGGAAGAGGTGCTCGGCGGCGACTTCTACTTCGTCCACTTCAATCGGCAGCCCGGCGTCGCGGACGCCGTGTTCGACGCGAACACTCGCCGGTTCCTCCGCAACCTGTACCGCAAGAACGAGCCGCCCAGGCCGCCCCAGCCGGGTATGGCGCTGATCGATCTCGCCAGGGCGGAGGCGCCGCTGGGCGAGCCCGTCATGAGCGACGGCGAACTGGCCGTCTTCGTCGCCGCCTTCGAATCGACAGGATTCACCGGCAGTGTGAACTGGTACCGCAACCTCGACCGCAACTGGCACCTGCTGGCCGACGTGGACCCGATCATCCGGCAGCACACGCTCATGATCTATGGCGACCGGGATGTGATCCAGAAGTCCGAGCGGCTGGCGGAGTTCGTGCCCGCTGTGGAAGTGGTCAGCCTGGACTGCGGTCACTGGATCCAGCAGGAGCTGCCGGAAGAAACCAACCAGGCGATCCTGAAGTGGCTGAACCAGCGGGAGGCCGCCCGGGACTCCAGCGTCAGGTAG
- a CDS encoding trypsin-like serine peptidase translates to MRRSRPLNITRTSSPDGGQDAGTPRTIAPRAAVPQLLPSPGLPWTSAGIATKTTGKVFFKFGSSDYTCSAAAVTSANKSTVMTAGHCILEHPMFGTARYAANWIFAPAYANGSQPYGAWTASILKVSPQWLAGDDFNYDFGAAVVSTLGGTSLQDTVGAQGIAFSQPRPIAAYVFGYPSNFSGGQSLTYCSGPTVPDVTGRANAVGMLCSMSNGSSGGPWLYQFSEATGAGYLNSVTSFKYAFGLTLFGSYFGTAAETFYDSVQAL, encoded by the coding sequence ATGCGCCGATCCCGGCCGCTGAACATCACGCGCACCTCATCGCCCGATGGCGGGCAGGACGCCGGTACCCCCAGAACCATCGCCCCGCGCGCCGCCGTGCCGCAACTGCTGCCGTCGCCGGGCCTGCCCTGGACCAGCGCCGGAATCGCCACGAAAACGACCGGCAAGGTCTTCTTCAAGTTCGGGTCCTCCGACTACACCTGCTCCGCCGCAGCCGTCACCAGCGCGAACAAAAGCACCGTCATGACCGCCGGACACTGCATCCTGGAACACCCGATGTTCGGCACCGCCCGGTACGCCGCCAACTGGATATTCGCTCCCGCCTACGCCAACGGCTCCCAGCCGTACGGCGCCTGGACCGCCAGCATTCTCAAGGTTTCACCGCAATGGCTGGCCGGCGATGACTTCAACTACGACTTCGGCGCCGCCGTGGTCTCCACACTCGGCGGCACATCCCTCCAGGACACCGTGGGCGCACAAGGCATCGCCTTCAGCCAGCCACGGCCGATCGCCGCGTACGTGTTCGGCTACCCGTCCAACTTCTCCGGCGGGCAAAGCCTCACCTACTGCAGCGGCCCCACCGTGCCCGACGTCACCGGCCGGGCCAACGCCGTGGGAATGCTGTGCAGCATGAGCAACGGCTCCAGCGGAGGCCCGTGGCTCTACCAGTTCAGCGAAGCCACCGGCGCCGGATACCTCAACTCCGTCACCTCCTTCAAGTACGCCTTCGGACTCACACTCTTCGGCTCCTACTTCGGCACCGCCGCAGAAACGTTCTACGACTCCGTCCAAGCGCTCTAG
- a CDS encoding VWD domain-containing protein codes for MKISKVPLPEAKGCFTADYPRLAWRGSACAEAPSIPMIPKVPGPIPTIVGNGNHIVTQTPGGPISQAFGTFENVTGLSSVSSPINNVGPPVANAYTLQLNTNFFPTPACAGAAIPALCTGWQQFIFANDGSNGALYIQYWLLVYNNPCPAGWTSTIILGDTYCSKNSPAAVVAGNTPITLISSFELTGDVTGAVDLATMKIGASVYATADTNIVDATGNWIMAEFNVFGYGGGGMATFNATASAHVRTRINYGAMPAPICQAIGFTAETNNLNFGLPQPPSTPGTPAGPNLVFLENLPGGAAANCDAANTWGDTHQVTFGGLLYDFQATGDFVEAQVGTNFEVQSRKVSGAPTWPNTSLNRSIATRMGSTKVAVCDGTRLVVNGTTASVAPGGTLWIPAGVTIHRTSSNVYVIRDNSGNSVKVTANSGYNNLDVGLGTFPVTVRGLLGNPANNPNQLEAKDGTKYTVPLSFSDLYNKFGASWRVSPATSLLNQCNTVASGNPSAPFFSSNLNPTVRTQAENACRQAGVKQVWLDTCALDAAVIGPEAAAAFVKMEPPLVNGNRPGSQS; via the coding sequence ATGAAGATTTCGAAGGTGCCGCTCCCCGAGGCGAAGGGGTGCTTCACCGCCGACTACCCCCGGCTGGCGTGGCGGGGCAGCGCGTGTGCCGAGGCGCCGTCGATCCCGATGATCCCGAAGGTGCCGGGACCGATCCCCACCATCGTCGGCAACGGCAACCACATCGTCACGCAGACTCCCGGCGGGCCCATCAGCCAGGCGTTCGGCACGTTTGAGAACGTCACCGGCCTGTCGAGTGTGAGCTCGCCCATCAACAACGTCGGGCCGCCGGTGGCGAATGCCTACACGCTGCAGCTCAACACGAACTTCTTCCCGACCCCCGCCTGCGCCGGCGCGGCGATCCCCGCGCTGTGCACGGGCTGGCAGCAGTTCATCTTCGCCAACGACGGCAGCAACGGCGCGCTCTACATCCAGTACTGGCTGCTCGTCTACAACAACCCGTGCCCGGCCGGCTGGACGTCGACGATCATCCTCGGGGACACCTACTGCAGCAAGAACAGCCCGGCCGCGGTGGTCGCGGGCAACACGCCGATCACCCTGATCTCGAGCTTCGAGCTGACCGGCGACGTGACCGGAGCCGTGGACCTCGCGACGATGAAGATCGGCGCCAGCGTCTACGCCACGGCGGACACCAACATCGTCGACGCCACCGGCAACTGGATCATGGCTGAGTTCAACGTCTTCGGCTACGGCGGCGGCGGTATGGCCACCTTCAACGCCACCGCGTCGGCCCACGTCCGCACCCGGATCAACTACGGCGCCATGCCGGCGCCGATCTGCCAGGCGATCGGCTTCACGGCTGAGACCAACAACCTCAACTTCGGCCTGCCTCAGCCGCCGTCGACCCCGGGAACCCCAGCAGGGCCGAACCTCGTCTTCCTGGAGAACCTGCCCGGCGGAGCTGCGGCCAACTGCGACGCGGCGAACACCTGGGGCGACACGCACCAGGTCACCTTCGGCGGCCTGCTCTATGACTTCCAGGCCACCGGCGACTTCGTCGAGGCCCAGGTGGGCACCAACTTCGAGGTGCAGAGCCGCAAGGTCTCCGGCGCCCCGACCTGGCCGAACACGTCCCTCAACCGGTCGATCGCGACCCGCATGGGCAGCACCAAGGTCGCGGTCTGCGACGGGACCCGCCTGGTCGTCAACGGAACCACGGCGAGTGTCGCCCCCGGCGGGACGCTGTGGATCCCGGCCGGCGTGACCATCCACCGCACCAGCAGCAACGTCTACGTCATCCGGGACAACTCCGGCAACAGCGTCAAGGTCACCGCGAACAGCGGCTACAACAACCTCGACGTCGGCCTCGGAACCTTCCCGGTGACGGTGCGGGGACTGCTGGGCAACCCCGCCAACAACCCCAACCAGCTCGAAGCCAAGGACGGGACCAAGTACACCGTCCCGCTCTCGTTCAGCGACCTCTACAACAAGTTCGGCGCCAGCTGGCGGGTCAGCCCGGCCACGTCGCTGCTGAACCAGTGCAACACGGTCGCGTCGGGCAACCCGTCGGCGCCGTTCTTCTCCAGCAATCTCAACCCGACGGTCCGCACCCAGGCGGAGAACGCCTGCCGCCAGGCCGGGGTGAAGCAGGTCTGGCTCGACACCTGCGCCCTGGACGCAGCGGTGATCGGCCCGGAGGCCGCAGCGGCCTTCGTCAAGATGGAGCCGCCGCTGGTCAACGGCAACCGGCCAGGATCGCAATCCTGA
- a CDS encoding DUF6357 family protein: MKDIVFTRRSGWIPNVIREDGQLKLMLGAGADANHDPRTFTFPIEESHLAVIREDLARHLLLWSAVLPLCDAAGTRGELDESAAVALLDPILLAAPAEVDALFQRVRWYEARLIAHGADIDLLERGQVYAAMHAATEQANDKRAQEYHVTRRRAERGVVLGPLDTGILRYTGQYLHGSTIPRRLPDAVDPELLPRVMEVIATAEQACAGMRIGLDPRRGKRGTDKRDWDRMAAAVDAAVRAAHPELVEDAVRTVSFLMCSEAASRARNTPVEDDDDLGGPAGKTALSFTDDKDGEKKWLRDGSRTASAEFWEFVADRYAGNNEVFTIEDEEMGEGIQLHLYADSIARITTVRPGEAGSEPEYRVEYSLVDGIGDYRKLVSAFVSGGCAALEQHGPWMSDHAEFERARRQRNAG, from the coding sequence ATGAAAGACATCGTTTTCACGCGCAGGAGCGGCTGGATCCCGAACGTGATCCGCGAGGACGGGCAGCTCAAGCTGATGCTCGGCGCCGGGGCCGACGCCAACCACGATCCGCGCACGTTCACGTTCCCGATCGAGGAGTCCCACCTCGCGGTGATCCGGGAGGACCTGGCCAGGCACCTGCTGCTGTGGAGCGCGGTCCTTCCGCTGTGCGACGCCGCCGGGACCCGGGGCGAGCTCGACGAGAGTGCCGCCGTCGCGCTCCTGGACCCGATTCTGCTCGCGGCGCCGGCGGAGGTCGACGCGCTCTTCCAGCGCGTCCGGTGGTACGAGGCCCGGCTCATCGCCCATGGTGCCGACATCGACCTGCTCGAGCGCGGTCAGGTCTACGCGGCGATGCACGCGGCGACAGAGCAGGCGAACGACAAGCGGGCCCAGGAATATCACGTGACCCGCCGTCGCGCCGAGCGCGGAGTGGTCCTCGGCCCGCTCGACACCGGGATCCTGAGGTACACGGGCCAGTATCTGCACGGCTCGACGATTCCGCGGCGGCTGCCCGATGCCGTCGATCCCGAGCTGCTGCCCCGGGTCATGGAGGTGATCGCCACCGCGGAGCAGGCGTGCGCCGGGATGCGCATCGGCCTCGATCCGCGGCGGGGGAAACGGGGCACGGACAAGCGTGACTGGGATCGGATGGCGGCGGCGGTCGACGCGGCCGTGCGCGCCGCACACCCCGAACTCGTCGAAGACGCCGTGCGTACGGTGAGCTTCCTGATGTGCTCGGAGGCCGCGAGCCGTGCCAGGAACACACCGGTGGAGGACGACGACGACCTCGGCGGGCCCGCGGGAAAGACGGCCCTGTCGTTCACCGATGACAAGGACGGCGAGAAGAAGTGGCTGCGGGACGGTTCGCGCACCGCCTCCGCCGAGTTCTGGGAGTTCGTCGCCGATCGCTACGCCGGGAACAACGAAGTCTTCACCATCGAGGACGAGGAGATGGGCGAGGGGATTCAGCTGCACCTCTACGCGGACTCCATCGCCCGGATCACGACGGTGCGACCCGGGGAAGCCGGGTCGGAGCCGGAGTACCGGGTCGAGTACAGCCTGGTCGACGGGATCGGCGACTACCGGAAGCTGGTGAGTGCCTTCGTCAGCGGCGGCTGCGCCGCACTCGAACAGCATGGTCCGTGGATGTCGGACCACGCCGAGTTCGAGCGCGCACGTCGGCAGCGCAACGCCGGATAG
- a CDS encoding TetR/AcrR family transcriptional regulator encodes MARDPGVRREAILGSAAALFANKGVAATTVRQIADEVGILSGSLYHHFDSKEGMVDEIMSAYLEDLQTRFRHVLARATDPRQRVHNLVVASLEVVEAHPHAAEIYQNDVNYLLQFERFAYLKNAGEEVRNTWLQVIEEGIAQGAFRGDLDAKILHRLMRDAVWLSVRWFTPSADYTITHLADDCTSLFLDGLTTAR; translated from the coding sequence ATGGCGCGCGATCCAGGAGTCCGGCGCGAGGCGATCCTCGGCAGCGCCGCCGCCCTCTTCGCCAACAAGGGCGTGGCCGCCACCACCGTCCGCCAGATCGCCGATGAGGTCGGCATCCTGTCCGGCAGCCTCTACCACCACTTCGACTCCAAGGAGGGCATGGTCGACGAGATCATGTCGGCCTACCTGGAGGACCTGCAGACCCGTTTCCGCCACGTGCTGGCCCGGGCCACCGATCCCAGGCAGCGGGTGCACAACCTCGTCGTGGCCTCGCTGGAGGTGGTCGAGGCGCACCCGCACGCCGCCGAGATCTACCAGAACGACGTCAACTACCTGCTGCAGTTCGAGCGCTTCGCCTACCTGAAGAACGCCGGCGAGGAGGTGCGGAACACCTGGCTGCAGGTGATCGAGGAGGGCATCGCGCAGGGTGCGTTCCGCGGCGACCTCGACGCGAAGATCCTCCACCGGCTGATGCGCGACGCGGTGTGGCTCTCGGTGCGCTGGTTCACGCCCAGCGCCGATTACACGATCACCCACCTCGCCGACGACTGCACGTCGCTGTTCCTCGACGGGTTGACCACCGCCCGCTGA
- a CDS encoding PadR family transcriptional regulator: MTAYALREAIRDVLGHFWNESFGQIYPTLYALEADGHVIREGGQRARSSTFTITASGRARLRDLLDEPVQESPPRNGLLLRLFFGRALGPQRCADLLRQAQTQAQVRLAELEGLLVELTAAEGHTPDWPYIRLTILAGIRQARASADWAAEGLASLDAVTPDTGASS; this comes from the coding sequence ATGACGGCATACGCGCTGCGTGAGGCGATCCGGGACGTGCTGGGACATTTCTGGAACGAGAGCTTCGGGCAGATCTACCCCACCCTCTACGCCCTCGAAGCGGACGGCCACGTCATCCGCGAGGGCGGTCAGCGGGCACGGTCGTCCACCTTCACGATCACCGCCTCAGGCCGGGCCCGGCTGCGCGACCTGCTCGACGAGCCGGTGCAGGAGTCGCCGCCCCGCAACGGGCTGCTGCTGCGCCTGTTCTTCGGGCGCGCCCTGGGCCCGCAGCGCTGCGCCGACCTGCTGCGCCAGGCACAGACCCAGGCGCAGGTCCGGCTCGCCGAGCTCGAAGGACTGCTCGTCGAGCTCACCGCAGCCGAAGGGCACACCCCGGACTGGCCCTACATCCGGCTGACCATCCTGGCCGGAATCCGTCAGGCCCGCGCCTCGGCCGACTGGGCCGCCGAAGGCCTCGCCTCCCTCGACGCCGTCACCCCAGACACAGGAGCATCCTCATGA